From the genome of Polyangiaceae bacterium, one region includes:
- a CDS encoding mechanosensitive ion channel family protein codes for MNPEQLLPLALHHLRSGAFGIGAGAVILVLSALALRKADRATLLRTPFVLFALHLVCMIARLPLPEGSIAARALELLGLVFLVFALGRALFVLVVDGILVARLSKSMPRIVRDITQWLVYAGAVAIVLREMGVDPGSLLTTSALLTAVIGLSLQETLGNLFAGLAIQAQRPFEVGDWINVETDARLAGRVVEINWRATTVLTGDQIELIIPNGVLAKSTIRNFTRPTAASRRDVFVQAPHEASPHRVEEALLSVVADVDGIVAEPPPVVQTWRFVENGIEYRVAYFIDDYAQRDRIDSDVRQRIWYAFQRTGISIARPIRTVQMHTVTPEARTQEVKLDVARRKSSLLRVDFLRLLPEEALDKLAGLSRTLPFMPGEAVIRQGDPGSALYIVQRGEVAVCLSRDETHSVAELARLGPGEFFGEMSLMTGEKRAATVRAFTDCEIVEVSKEAFHSVIASEPKYVEPITRVFVERQLALEENLNARKKRSKAETEATSKALLDKIRQFFQL; via the coding sequence GTGAATCCTGAACAACTCCTTCCATTGGCTCTGCATCACCTGCGGTCTGGCGCGTTCGGCATCGGCGCAGGTGCCGTGATACTCGTGCTGTCGGCGCTGGCGCTGCGAAAAGCAGACCGCGCGACGCTCTTGCGGACGCCGTTCGTGCTGTTTGCACTGCATCTGGTGTGCATGATCGCCCGGCTGCCGCTGCCGGAAGGCTCGATAGCAGCTCGCGCGCTGGAGCTTCTGGGGCTGGTGTTTCTGGTCTTCGCGCTGGGACGCGCGCTGTTCGTGCTGGTGGTCGACGGGATCCTGGTGGCGCGACTGTCAAAGTCGATGCCTCGGATCGTGCGTGATATCACGCAATGGCTGGTGTACGCGGGCGCGGTGGCGATCGTGCTGCGCGAAATGGGGGTCGATCCGGGGTCGCTGCTGACGACATCGGCGCTGCTGACGGCGGTGATTGGTTTGTCGCTGCAGGAGACGCTGGGGAATTTGTTTGCAGGGCTGGCGATTCAAGCGCAACGGCCGTTCGAGGTGGGAGATTGGATCAACGTCGAGACGGATGCGCGGCTCGCAGGGCGCGTGGTGGAGATCAATTGGCGGGCGACGACGGTGCTGACGGGGGACCAGATCGAGCTGATCATTCCGAACGGGGTGCTCGCAAAGTCGACGATTCGCAACTTCACGCGTCCGACGGCGGCGTCGCGTCGAGATGTATTCGTGCAGGCGCCGCACGAGGCTTCGCCGCACCGAGTGGAAGAAGCGCTGCTTTCGGTGGTGGCGGACGTGGATGGGATTGTCGCGGAACCTCCGCCGGTGGTGCAGACGTGGAGGTTCGTGGAAAACGGAATCGAATACCGGGTTGCGTATTTCATTGACGATTATGCGCAGCGAGATCGCATCGATTCAGATGTGCGACAGCGGATTTGGTATGCGTTCCAGCGGACGGGCATTTCGATCGCGCGGCCGATTCGGACGGTGCAGATGCATACGGTGACGCCGGAAGCGCGCACGCAGGAGGTGAAGCTCGATGTGGCGCGGCGCAAATCGTCGCTATTGCGAGTGGATTTTCTGCGGCTATTGCCGGAAGAGGCGCTCGACAAGCTGGCGGGGTTGTCACGGACGCTGCCGTTCATGCCGGGCGAGGCTGTCATTCGGCAGGGTGATCCGGGGAGCGCGCTGTACATCGTGCAGCGCGGCGAGGTTGCGGTGTGTTTGAGCCGGGACGAGACGCATAGCGTTGCGGAATTGGCGCGATTGGGTCCAGGGGAGTTTTTCGGGGAAATGTCGCTGATGACGGGCGAAAAGCGCGCGGCGACGGTGCGAGCGTTCACGGATTGCGAGATTGTCGAGGTGAGCAAGGAGGCGTTTCATTCGGTGATTGCATCGGAGCCGAAGTACGTCGAGCCGATTACGCGGGTATTCGTCGAGCGTCAGCTTGCGCTGGAGGAGAATTTGAATGCGCGCAAGAAGCGGTCGAAGGCGGAGACCGAAGCGACGAGCAAGGCGCTGCTCGACAAGATTCGGCAGTTTTTTCAGTTGTGA
- a CDS encoding transcriptional regulator: MLRLVEPPKEGQEKRARRRKNPRLSLTSAERTRLRAAVRNLARAFGSYECLAVVVGVPKHSLHHVGSTSKVSYAFAVAIARAVGMTVDQLIGPLASVDVCPTCGARKGAR; encoded by the coding sequence ATGCTGCGTCTAGTCGAACCCCCGAAAGAGGGGCAAGAAAAACGTGCACGTCGTCGCAAGAACCCACGTTTGAGCCTTACGTCTGCCGAACGAACGCGTCTCCGCGCAGCCGTTCGCAACCTTGCCCGCGCATTCGGTTCGTACGAGTGCCTTGCCGTCGTCGTCGGTGTCCCGAAGCATTCCCTTCATCATGTCGGAAGCACGTCGAAGGTCTCGTACGCGTTTGCCGTCGCCATTGCTCGCGCCGTTGGAATGACGGTCGATCAACTCATTGGACCGCTAGCATCCGTCGATGTCTGCCCGACATGCGGCGCACGAAAGGGGGCGCGATGA
- a CDS encoding imelysin family protein produces the protein MNRKKWISVPVMLLASAWLVGCSTPVADDTLHQGVMRDLANNVMYPLQGELATEAEKVKTSVAAFCDSPSDATLKAAQDAWRAARVPWKHAEVVRFGPADDLRLGTAIDFWPVRTDSIEMAITAAPEPITAEHVASLGTSSKGMPALEYLMFDPIGGNASILVSLGGADAVAKRRCAYARAVAETFANDAAALEAAWSPEGGGFVDQVAKAGTGSTTFVSGYHGVSRVVNLLNAALQVVNENKLAAPAGMKTGTPDASLVESRFSDHSIEDLRHNLLGVEEVYLGRHGEKSGNGLTVLVAAKSPAIDAAVKQALTDALAKVSEIPPPLRLAVTDHPDSVTATHAAVRTVRIRMNTDVASVLGINILLTDNDGD, from the coding sequence ATGAATCGAAAAAAATGGATATCCGTGCCGGTCATGCTTCTTGCCAGCGCGTGGCTTGTTGGCTGCAGCACGCCCGTTGCCGACGATACCCTCCACCAGGGGGTCATGCGCGATCTTGCAAATAACGTCATGTATCCATTGCAAGGCGAGCTTGCGACGGAAGCCGAAAAGGTCAAGACATCGGTCGCCGCATTCTGCGATTCTCCAAGTGATGCAACGTTGAAAGCCGCTCAAGACGCGTGGCGTGCGGCGCGCGTGCCGTGGAAACACGCGGAAGTCGTGCGATTTGGTCCCGCCGACGATCTGCGTTTAGGCACCGCGATCGATTTTTGGCCCGTTCGCACGGATAGCATTGAAATGGCGATCACGGCGGCGCCGGAACCGATCACGGCGGAGCATGTTGCGTCGCTGGGCACGAGTTCGAAGGGCATGCCGGCGCTCGAATACTTGATGTTCGATCCCATTGGAGGAAATGCGTCCATCCTCGTGTCGCTCGGTGGCGCCGATGCTGTGGCAAAACGGCGCTGCGCGTATGCACGGGCCGTTGCCGAGACGTTTGCGAACGACGCGGCTGCATTGGAAGCTGCGTGGAGCCCGGAAGGTGGCGGATTCGTCGATCAAGTTGCCAAAGCTGGAACGGGCAGCACGACGTTCGTATCAGGTTACCATGGCGTCAGTCGTGTGGTCAATTTGCTGAATGCCGCCTTGCAAGTTGTGAACGAAAACAAGCTGGCTGCGCCGGCCGGCATGAAAACGGGCACGCCCGATGCATCGCTCGTGGAGTCACGATTCAGCGACCATTCCATCGAAGATTTGCGCCACAATTTGCTGGGTGTGGAAGAAGTTTATCTTGGGCGTCACGGCGAAAAAAGCGGCAATGGTTTGACGGTGCTCGTGGCGGCAAAAAGCCCTGCGATCGATGCCGCGGTAAAGCAGGCGCTCACGGACGCGCTGGCGAAAGTATCGGAAATTCCTCCTCCGCTGCGTCTTGCGGTCACGGATCATCCAGATTCCGTCACGGCCACGCATGCAGCGGTGAGGACGGTACGTATTCGAATGAACACCGACGTCGCGAGCGTGCTTGGAATCAACATTCTCTTG
- a CDS encoding HNH endonuclease: MDASLMALVRKRARSQCEYCRLPAAFSAIPFEIDHVLAQKHGGLTHEQNLALSCFYCNSHKGSRDPRTYSPRA, translated from the coding sequence ATGGACGCGTCACTCATGGCGCTCGTCCGGAAGCGGGCGCGCTCGCAATGCGAATATTGTCGACTTCCCGCGGCATTTTCAGCGATCCCATTCGAGATCGATCACGTCCTCGCGCAGAAGCACGGTGGCCTGACGCACGAGCAGAACCTTGCGTTATCGTGCTTTTATTGCAACAGCCACAAGGGGTCCCGCGATCCGAGAACATACTCGCCGCGCGCGTGA
- a CDS encoding P63C domain-containing protein: MSDTKSRAARGGKARAAAMSPEERKRIAAQAAVERWAKVKGLPRETHTGVLKIGDGIPCSVLDNHKRVFSVNGLLRAFKTGGKSRTTLADGTPVPEFLSANNLQPHISPELRDRLTNTIQFMPMGGGSLAYGYLADILALICDTLLEARAAGVLRPNQLRVADGAEAVMRAFARVGIVALIDEATGYQADRASEELQRLVEAYVVEDMRPWVRLFPDTFFKQIYRIHGWQYQPGVTQGPRYVGKFINKYVYERLPPGVLEKLRALNPVINKRRRHKLFQFLSEALGEPTVDRHLASVTTLMSVASGKQHFDDMFKVAFPMTGDQLLIVETVNPPMLPAEVDTVDVPAPPMLEHVNGVPLIAVEARPSEKVLYVLRTNGPASVETLALAVYGHNGRGDSREARNVSQNTRKLLERMRRDGLVERDSLRLWHLPSTPG; this comes from the coding sequence ATGAGCGACACAAAGAGCAGGGCAGCGCGTGGCGGCAAGGCGCGCGCGGCGGCAATGAGTCCCGAAGAGCGGAAGCGCATCGCTGCACAAGCAGCCGTCGAGCGGTGGGCGAAAGTGAAGGGGCTGCCACGTGAAACACATACCGGCGTCCTGAAGATTGGCGATGGGATCCCGTGCTCCGTACTCGACAACCATAAGCGAGTTTTCTCTGTCAACGGTCTTCTTCGCGCGTTTAAGACTGGTGGTAAGAGCCGCACGACGCTCGCCGACGGAACACCAGTCCCCGAGTTCTTGTCCGCAAACAACCTCCAGCCGCATATCTCTCCCGAACTCCGCGACCGGCTCACCAACACGATTCAGTTTATGCCGATGGGTGGCGGATCACTAGCCTACGGCTACTTGGCCGACATCCTAGCGCTCATCTGTGACACGCTCTTGGAAGCGCGGGCTGCTGGTGTGCTTCGGCCGAATCAGCTTCGCGTGGCTGATGGCGCAGAGGCTGTCATGCGGGCCTTCGCCAGGGTCGGGATCGTCGCGTTGATCGATGAGGCGACAGGTTACCAGGCCGACCGTGCCAGCGAAGAGCTTCAGAGGCTCGTTGAAGCCTATGTCGTGGAAGACATGCGCCCATGGGTCAGGCTGTTCCCAGACACGTTCTTCAAGCAAATATACCGCATCCATGGATGGCAGTACCAGCCTGGCGTCACGCAGGGGCCAAGGTACGTTGGCAAGTTCATCAACAAGTACGTGTACGAGCGATTGCCACCTGGCGTGCTCGAAAAGTTGCGCGCCCTAAACCCGGTCATCAATAAGCGCCGAAGGCACAAGCTTTTCCAGTTCCTGAGCGAGGCACTTGGCGAGCCGACCGTCGACCGACACCTCGCATCCGTCACCACGCTGATGTCTGTCGCGTCTGGTAAGCAGCATTTTGATGACATGTTCAAGGTCGCGTTCCCGATGACTGGAGATCAGTTGCTAATCGTCGAGACGGTCAACCCGCCAATGTTGCCAGCAGAAGTGGACACCGTTGACGTACCAGCGCCACCGATGCTTGAGCACGTCAACGGTGTGCCGCTGATCGCGGTCGAGGCGAGGCCGAGCGAGAAAGTTCTGTATGTGCTCCGCACAAATGGCCCTGCCTCTGTTGAGACCTTGGCGCTCGCCGTCTATGGGCACAACGGACGCGGCGATTCGCGCGAAGCCAGGAACGTTTCACAAAACACTAGGAAGCTCCTCGAACGAATGAGGAGGGATGGGCTTGTCGAGCGGGATAGTCTGCGGCTTTGGCACCTTCCCAGCACTCCGGGCTGA
- a CDS encoding sigma-70 family RNA polymerase sigma factor translates to MDATPEETRALRPSIRAALHRWRCPDGDIEDFCQDVEIITWQAIVEQRVLGDRYNRPEDALLGFMFQVAWNAWRNHSRKQSTWRELLCNEMPDMVGPNPDACLEARDSLQRIAMHPDVARILLVVLDGPYPERREGLPKSTFWSRREQARKWAKDVDAGHWREPPQPVPATPWKRKGRR, encoded by the coding sequence GTGGACGCGACTCCCGAGGAAACTCGCGCCCTTCGTCCTTCGATACGAGCCGCGCTCCATCGTTGGCGCTGTCCCGATGGGGACATTGAAGACTTCTGCCAGGATGTCGAAATCATCACGTGGCAAGCCATTGTCGAACAGCGCGTTCTAGGGGACCGCTACAACCGTCCCGAAGACGCCTTGCTAGGCTTCATGTTCCAAGTCGCTTGGAACGCTTGGCGCAACCATAGCCGCAAGCAATCGACGTGGCGCGAACTGCTCTGCAACGAGATGCCCGACATGGTTGGACCGAATCCCGACGCATGCTTGGAAGCGCGCGACTCGTTGCAGCGGATCGCGATGCATCCCGACGTTGCTCGGATCTTGCTCGTCGTGCTCGATGGTCCGTATCCCGAGCGGCGCGAAGGGTTGCCGAAAAGCACCTTCTGGTCACGACGCGAGCAAGCGCGGAAGTGGGCAAAGGACGTCGATGCTGGGCACTGGCGCGAACCGCCGCAGCCCGTACCGGCTACGCCGTGGAAGCGCAAGGGAAGGCGGTAA
- a CDS encoding class I SAM-dependent methyltransferase: MHAAAKKLAEGKYASLDAALKAVLASEHRSPVNRERDKDRHPLDTLKFFGLTPKMTVLEYGPGGGWYTEILAPTLAAQGKLIVTTTDPKGPPEARSTFYGQRLVRFLERAPELFGKVERIVIDPKNIQFGVEEKVDLILVMRAMHGLHRDKLLSGFLAQTFKALKPGGILAVEQHRAKADANPDESAKKGYLPEAFVIAQAEAAGFKLDKKSEVNANPKDTTDHPEGVWTLPPTLQLGDKDREKYAAIGESDRMTLRFIKPKK, translated from the coding sequence ATGCATGCCGCCGCGAAAAAGCTTGCGGAAGGCAAGTACGCGTCGCTCGATGCAGCGCTGAAAGCCGTGCTTGCAAGTGAGCACCGATCACCCGTCAATCGCGAACGCGACAAGGATCGCCATCCGCTCGATACGCTGAAATTCTTCGGGCTCACACCCAAAATGACGGTGCTCGAATATGGCCCCGGCGGAGGTTGGTACACCGAAATCCTCGCACCGACGCTCGCGGCACAAGGTAAATTGATCGTCACGACGACGGATCCGAAGGGTCCGCCGGAGGCTCGTTCGACGTTTTATGGCCAGCGACTCGTGAGGTTCCTCGAACGGGCACCCGAGCTCTTTGGCAAGGTGGAACGGATCGTGATCGATCCGAAGAACATCCAATTCGGTGTCGAAGAAAAGGTGGACCTGATCCTGGTGATGCGCGCGATGCACGGGCTGCACCGCGACAAGCTTTTGTCCGGGTTTTTGGCTCAAACGTTCAAGGCTTTGAAGCCGGGTGGTATTCTCGCGGTGGAGCAGCACCGGGCCAAAGCCGATGCGAATCCGGACGAGAGCGCGAAGAAGGGTTATTTGCCCGAAGCATTCGTGATTGCGCAGGCGGAAGCCGCGGGCTTCAAGCTGGACAAGAAGTCCGAAGTGAATGCAAACCCGAAGGACACGACGGATCATCCGGAAGGGGTGTGGACATTGCCGCCGACCTTGCAGCTCGGCGACAAGGATCGCGAGAAGTACGCGGCCATCGGCGAAAGCGACCGGATGACGCTGCGGTTCATCAAGCCGAAGAAGTAA
- a CDS encoding c-type cytochrome: MHGPRSWANGIVALALVGCTAEVPAQNAGLEAEPGEEFAGGETTVFDTSPNAFSLSARNMTSERRSTFFVGNSFFKENWVIAPASTEGRDGLGPLYNARSCSGCHLLDGRGSPPEDAAEPLVSVLVRLSVPGQTEHGGPAPEPTYGGQLQPRAIPGVVPEGDAFVSYEEQPATFPDGAPYSLRRPTYSFALNRGDMQADTMRSPRVAPQMIGLGLLEAIPEADILAAADPDDADEDGISGKANKVWDSAAGKVVLGRFGWKANQPNLAEQTAGAFLGDIGISTSLFPAQECTAAQLDCAAAPDGGNPECSDHILHAVTFYSTTLAVPARRDWQDQDVLSGKKLFNEAGCAKCHTPVHKTGTFEGYPELSNQTIRPYTDMLLHDMGDELADGRPDFDADGREWRTPPLWGIGLLEVVNGHTNLMHDGRARGIVEAIMWHGGEGEASREAFRVMSLEQRQSLVRFVESL; encoded by the coding sequence ATGCATGGACCGAGGTCATGGGCGAATGGAATCGTAGCGCTCGCGCTTGTGGGTTGCACCGCGGAAGTACCCGCGCAAAATGCGGGGCTCGAGGCTGAACCTGGCGAAGAATTCGCGGGCGGCGAGACGACGGTGTTCGACACGTCGCCGAATGCGTTTTCGCTTTCGGCGCGCAACATGACCTCGGAACGACGCAGCACGTTCTTCGTGGGCAATTCGTTTTTCAAGGAAAACTGGGTCATCGCGCCTGCTTCCACCGAGGGGCGCGATGGCCTGGGACCGCTCTACAATGCGCGTTCGTGCTCGGGTTGCCACCTTTTGGACGGCCGCGGCAGTCCCCCGGAAGACGCAGCCGAGCCGCTCGTGTCGGTGCTCGTGCGGCTGAGCGTACCAGGACAAACCGAGCATGGCGGTCCAGCACCCGAACCAACGTACGGTGGTCAACTGCAGCCGCGCGCGATTCCGGGCGTCGTGCCCGAAGGGGACGCGTTTGTCTCGTACGAAGAGCAGCCGGCGACGTTTCCCGATGGAGCACCGTACAGCCTCCGGCGTCCGACGTATTCGTTCGCGCTCAATCGAGGCGACATGCAAGCGGATACGATGCGTTCACCGCGGGTCGCGCCGCAAATGATTGGCCTCGGGCTGCTCGAAGCAATCCCCGAAGCGGACATCCTTGCCGCGGCCGATCCGGACGACGCGGACGAGGACGGCATTTCGGGTAAGGCAAACAAGGTGTGGGATTCTGCGGCTGGGAAAGTTGTCTTGGGTCGATTCGGTTGGAAAGCGAATCAGCCGAACCTTGCCGAGCAAACCGCGGGAGCCTTTCTGGGCGACATTGGCATTTCGACGTCACTTTTTCCAGCACAAGAATGCACGGCTGCGCAGCTCGATTGCGCGGCTGCTCCCGATGGCGGAAATCCCGAATGCAGTGACCACATTCTGCATGCCGTGACGTTTTATTCGACGACGCTTGCCGTGCCGGCGCGTCGCGATTGGCAAGATCAAGACGTGTTGAGCGGTAAAAAGCTCTTCAACGAAGCTGGCTGCGCAAAATGCCATACGCCAGTGCACAAAACGGGGACGTTCGAGGGGTATCCGGAGCTATCGAATCAGACGATTCGACCCTACACGGACATGCTGCTGCACGACATGGGTGACGAACTTGCTGACGGTCGGCCGGATTTCGATGCGGATGGGCGTGAATGGCGAACGCCGCCGCTCTGGGGAATCGGGCTGCTCGAAGTCGTCAATGGACATACGAATTTGATGCACGATGGGCGTGCGCGTGGCATCGTGGAGGCGATCATGTGGCATGGGGGAGAGGGTGAAGCTTCGCGCGAGGCTTTCCGCGTCATGTCGCTCGAACAGCGGCAATCCTTGGTCCGCTTCGTGGAGTCGTTATGA
- a CDS encoding sigma-70 family RNA polymerase sigma factor: protein MPTTFEGVTRPTRFSVRGQAGHSSPAEERKFESWPPRFGLSPKDYNRLVRMMLAVVRRIGCHDHVTPMDVVQDAFVLALYKPVDQRPSVAHEKRFFGWMCALAECAALTNRHSKHQRVHQSAVTHELLEAVCVATAYPANVELQKPLRHAIESLGTGERALIEAHLIDDKTIKEMADEEGLPWSTAKSRYESALRSLRDAFFGSGRRIRKGCISIIAALVLFARQARAQCIDLAQHAPRWLGRSIAQTTYAGGMAMVCGAALPTAGDAFVTGKNEPTMSMQMPARASTSTAATDSTPLMPTDTIVSTNDAVIPVGPPPSLDASATACSSEDMKTTKILGHASGLIVPFGFLLSSALTNVACTGATQQSKVCETPDEPGYSCDEHYRHMCENLTMRGTPCPDKQDWFRSQMPECV, encoded by the coding sequence GTGCCCACCACTTTTGAGGGCGTAACGCGCCCGACCCGCTTCTCGGTGCGAGGTCAAGCGGGTCACTCGAGTCCGGCCGAGGAGCGCAAGTTCGAAAGCTGGCCGCCGCGGTTTGGCTTGTCGCCCAAAGACTACAATCGGTTGGTGCGCATGATGCTGGCGGTGGTGCGGCGTATCGGTTGTCATGACCATGTCACTCCAATGGATGTCGTGCAAGATGCGTTTGTCCTCGCATTATACAAACCCGTGGACCAAAGGCCAAGTGTTGCGCATGAAAAACGATTTTTCGGTTGGATGTGTGCGCTTGCAGAATGTGCTGCCCTAACGAACCGCCATTCGAAACATCAGCGTGTCCATCAATCCGCCGTTACGCATGAATTGCTCGAGGCGGTGTGTGTCGCGACCGCTTATCCTGCGAACGTCGAGCTACAGAAACCATTGCGCCACGCAATCGAGTCGCTCGGTACAGGCGAGCGTGCGCTCATCGAGGCGCATTTGATCGACGACAAGACCATCAAGGAAATGGCAGACGAAGAGGGACTGCCTTGGAGCACGGCGAAATCTCGTTATGAAAGCGCCCTTCGTAGCTTGCGGGATGCTTTTTTCGGTTCCGGGCGTCGCATTCGAAAAGGTTGCATCTCCATCATCGCTGCCCTCGTGCTGTTCGCGCGCCAAGCACGTGCGCAATGCATCGATCTTGCACAGCATGCGCCGCGGTGGCTTGGTCGGTCGATCGCGCAAACGACGTACGCGGGCGGCATGGCCATGGTATGTGGTGCCGCCCTGCCAACCGCGGGAGATGCCTTCGTGACGGGTAAGAATGAGCCGACGATGTCGATGCAAATGCCGGCACGCGCATCAACCTCGACCGCCGCAACGGACTCGACGCCGTTGATGCCAACGGATACGATCGTTTCGACAAACGATGCTGTCATCCCGGTCGGTCCACCGCCGAGCCTTGACGCGTCTGCGACAGCATGCTCCTCTGAGGACATGAAAACGACGAAGATCCTAGGGCATGCTTCCGGACTTATCGTGCCGTTCGGATTCTTGTTGAGCTCAGCGCTAACCAACGTCGCGTGCACCGGTGCAACGCAGCAGTCCAAGGTTTGCGAAACGCCGGATGAGCCGGGCTACAGTTGCGATGAGCATTACCGGCATATGTGCGAAAATCTAACGATGCGTGGCACGCCGTGCCCCGACAAGCAAGACTGGTTCCGCAGTCAGATGCCCGAGTGTGTGTGA
- a CDS encoding iron-regulated protein, with protein sequence MVDFRFPSRFAGALVVFATTGLLVGCGPDAVSGPPPLAESAPKVINGYADVVFATYTDALEGANAIDTTLGALVTNPSDTTLGAARTTWLEARNAYGQSEAFRFYGGPIDDDDGPEGRINAWPMDESYVDYVDADPAAGIINDSMTYPTIDGPLLTSLNEKDGEKNISTGYHAIEFLLWGQDKNASGPGARPFTDYVVGAGGTASNQQRRGDYLLATGKLLIADLKPVADEWADGGAYRASFVQLAPEEALRRILLGIGSLSGAELAGERMQVAYDTKEQEDEHSCFSDNTIADILNNARGIQNVYLGKYKDLDVPGLDELVRERDAALDKRMQEELSASIAAIEAIPAPFDQAILGDDSSEGRMRVDAAIKALRKQTTTIVEIATLLGISLNIEE encoded by the coding sequence ATGGTGGACTTCAGGTTTCCTTCACGCTTCGCCGGAGCCTTGGTCGTGTTCGCCACGACTGGGCTGCTCGTGGGCTGTGGCCCCGATGCGGTCTCAGGACCCCCGCCGCTCGCGGAAAGCGCGCCCAAGGTCATCAATGGGTATGCGGATGTAGTTTTTGCCACATACACCGACGCGCTCGAGGGAGCCAACGCGATCGACACGACCCTTGGGGCGCTGGTTACCAATCCGTCCGACACGACGCTCGGTGCGGCCAGGACTACGTGGCTCGAAGCACGCAATGCGTATGGTCAATCCGAGGCATTTCGATTTTACGGTGGTCCCATCGATGACGACGACGGTCCGGAGGGACGCATCAATGCGTGGCCGATGGATGAATCGTACGTCGATTACGTGGATGCCGATCCTGCTGCGGGAATCATCAACGATTCAATGACGTACCCGACCATCGACGGGCCATTGCTCACGTCGCTCAACGAAAAGGATGGCGAAAAAAACATTTCGACCGGATACCATGCAATCGAATTTCTCCTGTGGGGTCAAGACAAGAATGCCAGCGGACCTGGAGCGAGGCCGTTTACCGATTACGTCGTCGGTGCCGGCGGTACGGCGTCGAATCAGCAGCGGCGCGGCGATTATCTGCTTGCAACGGGAAAGCTGCTCATCGCCGATCTGAAGCCCGTGGCGGACGAATGGGCGGACGGTGGCGCGTATCGGGCATCGTTCGTGCAATTGGCGCCCGAGGAGGCTCTCAGGCGCATCCTTCTTGGCATTGGCAGCTTGAGCGGCGCGGAGCTTGCTGGGGAACGAATGCAGGTCGCCTACGATACGAAGGAGCAGGAAGACGAGCATTCTTGTTTCAGCGACAATACGATTGCCGACATCCTGAACAATGCGCGCGGCATTCAAAATGTTTACCTGGGCAAATACAAGGATCTCGATGTGCCGGGGCTCGACGAGCTGGTGCGCGAACGAGACGCGGCGCTCGATAAGCGAATGCAGGAGGAGCTTTCGGCAAGCATTGCTGCCATCGAGGCGATACCCGCGCCGTTCGATCAAGCCATTCTGGGCGATGATAGCTCGGAGGGGCGAATGCGCGTCGACGCGGCGATCAAGGCGCTGCGCAAGCAAACGACGACGATTGTGGAAATTGCCACGCTGCTAGGGATTTCGCTCAACATCGAGGAGTGA
- a CDS encoding SRPBCC family protein, whose amino-acid sequence MKKILKYIGMGFGGLVVLLVVVGLFLPREWSVERSVVINAPSERIHPFIVKLPAWQEWAAWNKGMDPDVKYEYSGPAEGVGATWSWNGPKMGKGKMIITSADPAKGITVDEAIETDEINAHGSFAYAAEGAGTRVTWTDRGTLPPVIGGYFRGQINDMLGEHFQTGLTKLKEVVEKAP is encoded by the coding sequence ATGAAAAAGATACTCAAGTACATCGGCATGGGTTTTGGTGGTCTCGTCGTGTTGCTCGTCGTCGTCGGCTTGTTTTTGCCTCGCGAGTGGAGCGTCGAGCGTTCGGTTGTCATCAATGCGCCTTCCGAGCGCATTCATCCGTTCATTGTCAAGTTGCCTGCGTGGCAAGAGTGGGCTGCGTGGAACAAGGGGATGGATCCGGACGTGAAATACGAATATTCGGGTCCCGCGGAAGGCGTGGGCGCGACGTGGTCTTGGAATGGCCCGAAGATGGGCAAGGGCAAGATGATCATCACGTCTGCCGATCCGGCCAAAGGCATCACGGTGGACGAAGCCATCGAGACGGACGAAATCAACGCGCACGGGTCATTTGCATATGCGGCCGAAGGCGCCGGAACGCGCGTGACTTGGACCGATCGCGGCACGCTGCCGCCGGTCATTGGGGGATACTTCCGCGGTCAAATCAACGACATGCTCGGGGAGCATTTTCAGACGGGGTTGACCAAGCTGAAAGAGGTCGTGGAAAAGGCGCCGTGA